GATCCTCTGAAATCATTTATACAGCTGTTGAGAAGTATGCTAAAGAATCTCAAGAACAGCTAGAATTTGTAAGTAAAGTGAATTCGCTTACTTTTATCGTGCTGATATACGAATGACTCGTGGAGGGTATTCTATCTTTTACCGAGAAGCATAAATATTTCAAGAAATTCTGCATGATTGCATCATATACAATTTCTTTTTTTATTTTATTAGATTTAAAGTTATGATTTCTGAACGGAAATATATCATTTTTCATTTTTTACCTATTTTCTCTTTTTTTCTACAATGGAGAAAAAATGTGAGGTGATATATATGATGAATCGAGTTGTATTAGTTGGAAGATTAACAAAAGATCCAGAATTATACTATACAAAGCAAGGAATTCCTTATGCGCGTATTTGTATTGCTGTAAATAGAGGATTTCGAAATAGTTTAGGGGAACAACAAGCAGATTATATTTATTGTGTTGTTTGGAGAAAGTCGGCTGAGAATGTATTAGAGTACTGCCGGAAAGGTTCTCTCGTTGGCATTACGGGCCGTATTCATACGAGCAATTACGAGAATGATCAAGGAAAGAGAATATATAGAACAGAAGTTGTAATTGAAAGAATTACGTTTTTAGAAAGGAAAAGAGAGATTTCAAATGGATGAAAAACAAAATGCATATGATAGAAGTGCCTGCACGATTGTATTTGATTGATCCACAGTATAAGAAGAGTTCGTAAAAATAAGCATCCTAGTAGGAGTATAGGAATAGGACATGTTACAATACAGCTAAGAACAAGCAATAAAGGAGAGTATATTTACGTGAAGATTAAAGCAATTGAACCGACGCCAAGTCCAAATACAATGAAAGTTATTTTGAATGAGGTATTACCAGCAGGAGCACGTAATAATTATACGAAAGAAAATGTAGATCAAGCTCCTGAGCAAGTACAGCATATTTTGAAAATCGAAGGTATTAAAGGCGTATACCATGTTGCTGACTTTTTAGCCGTTGAGCGAAATGCGAAGTATGATTGGAAAGTTCTTTTACAACAAGTTCGCACTGTATTTGGAGAAGAGGTAGTAGAAGACGATGAGAAAGAGCAGCTTTCTCATTTTGGAGAAGTGAAAGTATTTATTCAAATGTTTTTTTCCATTCCCATGCAGGTGAAATTAACAGATGGAACAACAGAAGAGCGAGTTGGTTTACCAGACCGATTTAAAGAAGCTATTATGAAAGTCCAAATGTCTGCTCCAAATGTTGTGAAAGAGCGAAAATGGGTAGAACAAAGTACACGCTATGGCAATTTTGAAGAAATCGGAACAGAAGTTGTCGAAGAAATTGTTGCGGCATATCCTGAAGAGCGCATAAATGAAACAGTGAAAGAGTTGTTAGATCAAGCCGGTGCAGTAGAAGTAACAATTCAAAAGCGCACGCCATATAAAGTAACGGAAGAAATGATGTCAGATCCAGATTGGAAAAAACGGTATGCTGCATTGGAACAGATGGATCCTACTGAAGACGATATCCCTGTCTTGAAGAAAGCGCTAGAAGATGAAAAAGTATCGATTCGTCGTTTAGCAACAGCCTATTTAGGAATGATTAAAGGAGAAGAGGTACTACCATTACTATATAAAGCGATGTTAGATCGTTCTGTCAGTGTACGGCGTACGGCAGGAGATTGCTTATCAGATGTAGGAGATCCAGCAGCGATGTTTGTGATGATTAAGGCATTGAAAGATCCAAGTAAGTTAGTACGTTGGCGTGCAGCGATGTTTTTATTTGAGCTTGGTGATGAAAGTGCAATACCAGCCTTGCACGCCGCACAGGATGACCCAGAATTTGAAGTAGCGATGCAAGCGCGTCTAGCACTAGAACGCATTGAGGGTGGAGAAGAAGCGAAAGGATCTGTTTGGAAGCAAATGACGGAAGCGCGTAAAGGAGAATAATATGATAGTTTTCTATGATAGCTGGTGTCCGATGTGTACTGCGATTACAGAGCGTACAAAGAAACTTGATAGAAAGGGACGTATAACGTTTCTTTCTTTTCGTGAGAAAGAAGTAGTGAAGAAATATCAGTTATCAGAAACATTGCAACATAAGATGGAACAAAGGCTTTATGTGTGGAAAGCCGATCAGTGGTACGATGGAATCCATAGCATCTATGTAATAGCAAAGGTAGTACCATCTTATTGGCCTATTGTTCCATTCATTAAGTTATCCGTGTTGCTGAAGTTTGGAAATAAAGTATATGATTATATTGCAAATAATAGAAAGCTAGTACCGGTTGGACATTGCCGGGAAGGGATTTGTGAAATTCCTGCAAAAAAATGATAGGATTACTATCTTTCTTTTGCACCTATTATTAGACCGTGATATGATGAATTTGGAATGAAAGTTGAAGGAGAGAGAAGAAAGATGTCAAATGCATACGAAGAGTACATGCGTCAAATGGTAATTCCGATGCGTCAAGAATTAGTGCGTGCTGGATTTGAAGAATTAACAACAGAAGAAGCTGTAACAGAATATATGGAACAAGCAACAGGTACAACATTAGTTGTTGTAAACTCTGTTTGTGGCTGTGCAGCAGGTTTAGCGCGTCCATCAGCTGGTCAAGCAGTTGTGCGTTCAGAAAAACGACCTGATCATCTTGTAACTGTATTTGCAGGGCAAGATAAAGAAGCAACTGCAAAAATGCGCGAGTATTTTGGAGAGATTCCACCATCTTCACCATCTATGGCTTTATTAAAAGGAAAAGAAGTTGTTCACTTCATTCATCGCCATGAAATTGAAGGTGCAACGATGGAAGAAATTATTCATAACTTAGAACAAGCTTTTGAAAAGCATTGTTAAGGAACGAGGGAGAAGGAATTCTCCCTTTTTCTTTATATATGAGGTGAAAAGAAATGATTGTAACAACAGCAGGACGAACAAATAGAGAAATGACAGTGTATGCAAAAGAAGTAGCAAAAGAATTACAATGCCCTTTTGCTATGCGAGATGAGCTTTCGGTGCATCAATTACATAAGCAGTTTGAAGATGATGTGCTTGTCGTAGGGAAGAATCGATTAGCTATTTATCCAAACGGAACGGATGAATCATTCTTTTTTCATCCTAATTCAGCTATGTTTCGTGTGAAAAGGTTGATGAGAGGAGAGCAGGATCCATTTGTACAAGCTGCTAAGTTAGAAAAAGGAATGACAGTGTTAGACTGCACGCTTGGTATGGCATCAGATAGTATTGTCGCAAGTTATATTGTTGGAAAAGAAGGTGCTGTAACTGGAATTGAAGGGAATCGCTACATGGCCTATATTATGGATAAAGGATTAAAACAATGGTGTTCGGGTATTCCAGAAATGGATGAAGCGATGCGCCAAATTATCGTGAAGGAAAGTGAACATTTTCATTTCTTAAAGCACTGTGAAGACAATCGCTATGATGTAGTATATTTAGATCCAATGTTTGAAGAAACCATTGTGGAATCAGATGGAATCCGCGGTCTGAAACATTTTGCGTTATATCATGATATTACAGATGAAACGATTCAAGAAGCGAAGCGTGTTGCAAAGAAACGAGTTGTTTTAAAAGATCATTTTCGTAGTGAAAGATTTGAACGACATCATTTTTTTATATATAAGCGAAAAAGTGCAAAATTTCATTTTGGTGTTATTGAAACTTGCTAATTATTTGAAAAGATGTATAATAGGCAATAATCAATTATATAGGATGTCGTAGATGAAGAGAGTAGTCCTTCTTCAGAAGGGAAGCGAGCTAGGGATGGTGTGAGCCTAGTACGGAGAAGAGGATGAAGCGCACTTCGGAGACGCTGCTTGAAGCGAATAGTAGGGTAAGCCGGGGTTCCCTGTCCTCGTTATAAACGGGAAAGTGGTTCAAATTGAACAACAAGGGTGGTACCACGGGTGATAACTCGTCTCTTTTTTAGAGGCGAGTTTTTTGTGGTTTTAATAAAAGGAGGGGTAATGTATGGAATACAAAAAACAATTTGCAAAAGCACTAGTAAACAGTCTACATGCCGGATTGTCATTAGAAGAAATTATGGCTTTAATCGAAACGCCAAAGCAAGATGAATTTGGGGATGCAGCATTTCCATGTTTTACGCTCGCAAAACAATATAAAAAAGCACCAGCACAAATTGCTAAGGACATTGCTTCAGAATTAAAAGGGTCATTTTTCAAAAAAGTAGAGGCGGTGGGACCGTATGTAAATATATTTTATAATCGTTCTGTCGTAAGTAATCATATATTGAAAACCATTTTAGCTGAAAAAGAAAAATATGGGCAACATCATTTTGGACAGGAAAAGACAGTTGTAATTGATTATTCTTCTCCAAATATCGCAAAACCATTTTCTATGGGACATTTACGTTCAACAATGATTGGAAATGCTTTAAAACATATTGCTGAAAAATGTGGTTATGAAGTTGTCGGTATTAACTATATTGGTGATTGGGGAACGCAATTTGGAAAGCTTATTACCGCATATAAAAAGTGGGGAAATAAGGATCTTGTCAAAGAAGATCCAATTCGTGAATTATTTCAGTTATACGTTCAATTTCATGAGGAAGTAAAAGAAAACCCAGAGTTAGAAGAGGAGGGACGTATTTGGTTTAAAAAGTTAGAAGATAATGATGAAGAAGCAGTCTTTTTATGGAACTGGTTTCGCCATGAATCATTAAAAGAATTTTCTCGCATTTATGAACTTCTTGGAGTAGAATTTGAAAATTTTCAAGGAGAGGCTTTTTACAACGATAAGATGGATGAATTTGTTGAAATGCTAGAGGAGAAAGGGATATTAGAGGAATCAGATGGAGCGCAAGTTGTGAATTTAGATGAAGAGAATATGCCGCCATGTTTAATTAGAAAATCTGACGGGGCGACTCTTTATGCTACACGTGATTTAACAGCAGCTTTATATCGTCAAAATACATACGGATTTGATAAGGCGCTTTATGTAGTAGGGGCGGAACAAAGCTTACATTTCGCACAATTTTTTACCGTATTAAAACAATTAGGCTACACATGGGTTGAGGGGATGCAGCATGTGCCGTTTGGTCTTATTTTAAAAGACGGTAAGAAAATGTCTACACGTAAGGGGAAAGTAGTATTACTAGAAGAAGTACTAGAAGAAGCAATCGCACTTGCTCAGCAACATATTGAGGAGAAAAATCCAAGTTTAAAGCAGAAAGCAGAAGTTGCGAAACAAGTTGGTGTAGGGGCAATCATTTTCCATGATTTGAAAAACGAACGTATGCACAATATTGAATTTTCATTAGAGAAAATGTTGAAGTTCGAAGGGGAAACAGGTCCATATGTTCAATATACACATGCACGTGCTTGCTCGATTTTAAGAAAAGAACATGTAGAATTTGAAACAGCAACATTTGCATTAAATGACGATTACAGTTGGAACACATTGAAATTATTAAATCAATTCCCACAAGTGATTGAAACAGCTTTCACAAAAAATGAACCCTCTCATATTACAAAGTATATATTAGATGTAGCACAGGCGTTTAATAAATACTATGGAAATGTACGTATTTTAGAAGATGATCATGAGAAAGAAAGCAGACTTGCACTTGTGTATGCGGTAACGATTGTATTAAAAGAGGGCTTGCGTTTACTTGGAATTGGTGCGCCAGAAGAGATGTGAAAGGAGATAAGGGGTTCAGATAAAATATATAGAATGAGGATATAAATGAATAGGGGAAGAAGTTGCGAATTCAGTTGCATTCAGCTAGTTAAATCGCATAATGAGTGGAAGGTTCCATATTTATTGTTGCTTCTTTAGAATAGGGTAAAATGTAAGAAAGGTTGAAACCATAGTCAAATTCGTGTATTTTGGCTATGGTTTTTTGCGTTAATATTTGATTGGGCAGATTCATTGAGTCTTTAGTTTCTTATTTCACGAAAAAATATTGAGAAAATATTACTTTTTCTTTTTATAAGATCATTATAAAGGTAATGGAATTACTTTTATAGAATTACTCGTACATTCTGATTTTATTAGGGAGAGTGATTCTATTGATGAATAAGAAAGTGATAGCGCTCGCGGCGGTTATACCTCTTGTGTTAGGGACGGTATCTACAGCTTCGGCAGTGGAGAAAGAACAAGTAAGCCTAGAAAAGTATTCCCCTAAAGAAAAGGCAATAGAATATTTGAAAGAAAATGCAGCGCATTATGCGTTGAAGGAAGATCTATCAGATTTACGATATATTTCAACAACTGAAACGCCAGTAGCCTCATATGTGAGATTTCAACAAGTCGTAAATGATGCTCCTGTATTTTCACGACAAATAACGGTGACAATAAATAGGGCAGGACAAAGTGTATTAGTAGTTTCTGATTACCAGCCTGTTCAAAGGGTGAAAGAAATAAAGAAAAAGATGAGTGAGCAAGAAGCTGAACAAAAGTCAAAATCATATGTATCTGGTGCTGAAAATGAAAGTAATTTATGGGCACCAACGACGAAAGAATTTGGATATATCATTGAAGAGGGAGTTGCTATACCGGTATATAAAGTTGTTGTCCATTCTAATAAACCATTTGGTGCTTGGGAAACATTGATTGATGCTGGAAGTGGAAAGCTATTAAAAAAGGTGGATATAAACCGTAAAGTAGAGGGAACGGGTAAAGTATTTTTGCCAAATCCAGTCGTATCAAATGGTAGCTTAACAGGCTTGAAAGATAACAATGATAAAGATTCAGTAGAATTAAATAATCAATTGAAAACGGTTATTTTAAAAGGTTTAGATGGAACGGGTTTTTTAATTGGTGATTATGTAACAATTTCTTCTAAGGCAAAAACAAAATCTACAAATTTTCAATTCAATTACACACGTTCTCATGATAGTTTTGAAGATGTCATGGCATATTATCATATTGATACTTTGCAACGTTATATTCAAGGGTTGGGCTTTCAAAATATTAACAATCGCTCCATTAAAGTGAATGTAAATGGAACAACGGCTGATAACTCTTTTTATTCTCCCTCAACGAAAGCTTTAACATTTGGAACAGGTGGAGTAGATGATGCAGAGGATGCCGGAATTATTGCACATGAATATGGACACTCTATCCAAGATAATCAAGTTCCAGGGTTCGGAAGTTCCTTAGAAGGCGGAGCAATGGGGGAAGGGTTTGGTGATTTCTTAGGTGCGACGTATGAAGATGCTGTATCGACGACAGAATATGGGAAAGCTTGTGTTGGAGAATGGGATGCAACAGCTTATTCGAGCTCTGATCCAACATGTCTTCGTCGGTTAGATAATAATAAAGTATATCCAAAAGATATACAAAATGAAGTACATGCAGACGGAGAAATTTGGGCGCAAGGAGAGTATGAAATGGCGCAAGCCTTTGGGCGTGATGTAGCGACAAAAATCATTTTACAATCCCATTGGTCTTTGACACCAAATGCGACATTTCATGATGGAGCACGAGCAATTAAACAAGCGGATGCGCTTCTTTATGGGGGACAACATGCTGCAGAAATTGATCGAATTTGGATAGCAAGAGGAATTCGTACAAATTAAGAATAAAAAAGAGTAGTAATCTAGTTCCATTTCTGCCTTTTTTATGAAGAGATATGAAGTATTGTTAGGAAAGAGCGATATAAAAGATTTTAGAAGTAGATGGAACTTTACGTACAGCGTGCATATTTGAAAACATTTTTTCGACAAAAAATATATAAATCTTATTGACAGTTTGAAATATAATCGATATAATTTGTATTAATTTAAAAAAGAAATTATATTCAGAATATTGAAGTGCGTTGAATAGGAGTAGTAAGGTCAAGTATTTGTGCAGAGAGCTATGGGTTGGTGTGACATAGTCAAATAACATCCTGAACTCGCCTAGGAGCAATAAGGTGGAACGGAAATCTAATTCTTAGTAAATCTTAACGGTTAACCTTCGATAACAGGTTTGTAATCATACGATTGCTACTAAGGTGGATTCATAATGGAATCAAAAAGAGTGGTACCGCGTTAAGTAAATGGCTTAGCGTCTCTTGATAAAAAGAGATGTTAGGCCATTTTTTATTATAGAGAAGAAAATGGAGGTTGCTTTTAGATTGGTCAATGAAATTTGGTTATTAATATAAAGTGATTTGGGAGGGGAAAGAAGATGAAACAGACGGAGCAATGGACGTCAAAGTTAGGATTTATAATGGCAGCAGCAGGTTCTGCTATTGGGTTAGGAGCGATATGGAAGTTTCCTTATATAGCTGGAAAGAGCGGAGGGGGTGCATTCTTTTTAATTTTTATATTATTCACGGTATTGATTGGGCTCCCTTTATTAGTAGCGGAATTTATGATTGGTCGTAGTACGCAAAAACAGGCAATTGGTGCATTTCAAAGCATTGCACCAAACACGGGATGGCACTGGATTGGTCGCCTTGGTGTTGGTACTTGTTTTATTCTACTTTCTTTTTACAGTGTTGTTGGTGGGTGGGTATTAATCTATTTATTTAGAGGGGTGACGGGACAACTTATTACTTCGCAACAAAATTATAGTTCGCTATTTACAGAAACAATTGGGAACCCTGCTTGGGCCATTGCTGGTCATTTTGTTTTTATGTTTATTACGATTTGGGTTGTATCAAAAGGGGTACAAAATGGGATTGAAAAAGCAAGTAAGTATATGTTACCAGCGCTTTTTATTTTATTTATTGCTTTAATTATTCGATCTTTAACACTTGATGATGCAATGAAAGGAGTTACATTCTTTCTACAGCCTGATTTTTCAAAAGTTACATCCGAAAGTATTTTGTTTGCGATGGGACAATCATTTTTTGCGATTAGTATTGGTATTTCTATTATGATTACGTATAGCTCCTATTTAAATAAAAAAGAAAGCTTGCCAAAATCGGCGATAACAATTGTTGGGTTAAACTTATTTGTTTCTCTTTTTGCTGGGCTTGCTATTTTTCCTGCTGTATTTTCACTAGGAATGGAACCAGCTGAAGGACCAGGGTTACTATTTATCGTATTGCCATCTGTGTTTAGTCAAATTCCATTTGGAAGTTTTTTCTTAACAGTATTTCTTGCATTATTTACATTTGCAACGTTAACTTCGGCGTTCTCTTTACTAGAAACAGTTGTTTCAGCTGTAGCGAATGGTAAGCAAGAAAAAAGAAAGAAATTATCTTGGATGATTGGAGGGGCTATTTTCCTAGTCGGTATACCGTCAGCACTGTCGTTTGGAGTATGGAGCGATATCACAATTGGTAATAAGAATATTTTTGATGCAGTAGATTTTTTATCTAGTAACATTTTAATGCCGCTAGGTGCATTATTAATTAGTATTTTTGTATCATTTAAAATGGGGAAAAAGGTGCTGGAAGCCGAGTTCTTTGTTGGTGGGAATTATACGAAAGGATTATTTACTTGTTGGATATTTTTACTTCGATTTGTTGCACCAGTTGCAATTGTCATTGTCTTTTTGAATGTAATTGGAATTATTTAACTTGGTGTGTTTAAAAATTCAGTTAATAATGCGATTTAATGCTTTCTCTAAATGTAAAAAGGGGGAATGCAAGGTGAAACATAAACATCCTTTCTTTCCAAAAGGGAAGCAAATGAATATTAGAGGGAAATTATTATATGTTGAAATATACGGTTCTTCTGAGAATAGGCCCATTTTATATTTACATGGAGGGCCTGGAGAGATGTGTTTTGATTTTACGTATCATCAAGCGCATAGACTACAAGATTCGTTTCAACTGATTGCGATTGATCAACGCGGGGCAGGACGTTCAGCGAAAATTGAAAAACAAGAACAATTTGGCTTACAAGATATCATTGAGGATTGTGAAGAATTGAGGGAAATGTTGCAGATTGAGAAATGGTCTGTTATTGGACATTCATTTGGCGGCTTTCTAGCATTGTTATACGCAACGTTATACCCGCAATCTATTCAAAAAATTATTTTTGAAGGACCTACTTTTGATTTTTCTTTAACAAGTAGATCTTTATTAAAAAAGACGGGTGCTCTGTTAATCAAGTACGGCAAGGAAAAGATAGGGAAAGAATGTATAGCTATTTCGGAAAGTGATATAAATTCAGCTGAATTATTAGAAGCGTATGTAAAGTTAAGCAATGAATTAGGAGAGAAAAGAATGGAAATATATGATTATGGGGAGGATGAAACAGACTATAGTCTGTATAGTGAAGTAGAATGGGAGCAGTTTTATAAGCGCTCTGAGATTCATTTTGCCAGATTGAAAGAAGAAGGTACATTTCATACATCATTGCTATCAAAATTAAAAACTGTAAAAAATCCTATGTTACTTATGGTAGGAAAGTATGATGTAGTAACTTGTGAAAAGCAAGTGCAAGCATTTCATCAGAATGCACAAAATGGACAAGTCATTGTTTTGGAAGAATGTGGTCATACACCGCATTATGAAAAGGCAGATTTATTTGCGGCGGCTGTTACTAACTTTTTAAAGTAAGAAAAGGTGCTTCTTATATTTGGAAGCACCTTTTTGTGTGTGCTCAGCATACGTCTATTCTCTAGGGTTCTGGTGCAAAAACTTTAAAATATTTGGAAGTAATCTCCTGAAATTTTACATACTGATACTAGTATTCTAAAAAAAAAGACGTGATGATCAGTATGGAAAAGTAAAATCTATTCAAGTGGAAACGATATCAACCTGATATTATCTTATTAATGGTAAGATGGTATCTACGGTACAACTTAAGTTTTCGTAGTTAAGAAGATTACTTCTAAAAACAAAAAGAAGAAGACCATCCGTAAGCCGCCTTTCGAGTACTAATATTTACTTCAATCTGTCACGAATTGTTTTTTAAAGCGCATTGATATTATAATCTGGGCTATTGCGAACAGTGCGCTTCTTAGTTCCGATTTCTAGGTAAAGGATACCTGTATTCATAGGAGATATGCCGAATGGATTTTGAATGATATCAAAGTCTACACTTTTAATACCCTTGTATTTGGTATGTATTACTTGATTGCGAGATACTATCACCCAGAGTATGGTATATTCATTTCAGTAGACTCTGGATCTGGGTGATGAGGATAATCCAGTCACACAAATGGTTATACGTATGCAGAACTCGGGTGAACATTAGGTTTTATATCTAAAAAACTGTAGACAAACTCGATTTTCATCGAGTTTGTCTACAGTCTGAGAGCAATTAAGAAAATGAATCTTTTTTAGTATATCAGTTGCTAATAAAAGTTCTGATTTTCTCAATATTATCACAAATTATATTTGCAAATATTGAGAAAATTCAGTTAAGTATTGCGGTTTAATAATCTGAATAGTATACTCAATTATGCAAGGATAACTTGTACTACATAATGAAGGTGGTGGGAATAATGAAAAAGATGAACATTAAAAAAGTAGCTGTAATCAAATCTGTAACTTTACCACGATAATTTCACAAGCAAGATGAGGGTGTCCCGAAAGTTATGGGACACCCTTTTTGGATACTATATATACGTGAGTAGTATTATAAATAAACTTATATATGGTATTTTGTTTGGTAGAAAGTATCCTTTTGGAACAACTTCATTTTGTTTAATAATAATTCGGAATACTATATTAATAAAAGGAGGAATAAAAATGTTACAAAATACTAGTAAACCTAGAATCAAATTGATTCATCAAGTTCTTTATTTAAATGGTCGTGTACGGATTGGTGGTGGCTCTCAACATGCTATTGAAATTGAAGATCCCAATCAATATTTTAAACCATTAATTAAATTGTTAAATGGAAGTTATACAATAGAAGAAATTTCTCATCAGTTGAGTGAGACTTTTTCATATGAAGAAATTATAGATAGTATCAATCTTCTTGCAGAAAATGGTTACATAGAAGATATGAATATATCTCCAAATGAATCTCTTTCTGAAAATGATTTAGAACGATATTCAGTTAATATTAATTTTTTTAATACTCTATCTCATTCGAAAGGAATGAATGGGTATGACTATCAAGCAGTTTTAAAAGATAGCAAAGTTTTAGTTTTCGGCTTAGGCGGAATAGGTTCAAATATTTGTATGGCACTTACTGAATTGGGAGTGGGACATATTACAGCAGTTGATTTTGATCAAATCGCACTAAGTAATTTGAATAGACAAGTTTTATATTCTACATCTACTGTTGGAGAATTAAAAACAAAGATGGCAAAGAAACGTATTATGGATTTTAATCCAGATATTAAGTTTGATGTTATAGATTGTAAAGTTTCTTCATTAAATAATGTAGAGGACATAATTCATCAAGTAAATCCTGATTTTGTATTTTGTTTAGCTGATAAACCAAATGGTTATATTGACTTTTGGATAAATGAAGTTTGTGTAAAAAAAGAAATTCCAATGGTGGGAGCAAGTATTGGATGTTCAATTGGAACGGCTTATTCAGTCACACCTAATTGTTCTTGTTATCAATGTAGAATTAATCATGATCTTATAAATTCTCCAGAACTTGTAGAAGAATTAGAGTATATAAGAAACAATGAAGTAAATTCACCAAATGGAGCTCTAGGTCCTTCGTGTATGTTCTTTGCATATTATTTATCATATGAATATTTACGTTATACGCTAAAGTTGGGTTCATTGCTTACGGAAAATAAATTGTTTGAAATTAATTTCACTACATTTGAACAAAAATATCATGATATGCCTAAACTTTCTGATTGTTCGATATGTAATCTCAAACCATTAACGTTGAAATAGAAAAGGAGCAAACAAAAGTGAAAAATGATAGCAGCTTCACCAAATCTTTGTTTTTGAATCGCTCATTTATTGCAATATTTTTTAGTCAAGCTTGTGTTTACTTGGGAGATCAATTTTTAATTGTTGCATTAAGCTGGACAGTTGCACAAGAAATGGGCGGTTTTTCATTAGGATTAGTATTAGCGGCTTGGTCAATTCCGAGAGGAATTCTTCTATTTATTGGTGGAGTATTCGCTGATCGATATGAGCGTAAGAAAATGGGAATGATTATTGCTGGATCTGTAAGTTTAGT
The window above is part of the Bacillus cytotoxicus NVH 391-98 genome. Proteins encoded here:
- a CDS encoding single-stranded DNA-binding protein; amino-acid sequence: MMNRVVLVGRLTKDPELYYTKQGIPYARICIAVNRGFRNSLGEQQADYIYCVVWRKSAENVLEYCRKGSLVGITGRIHTSNYENDQGKRIYRTEVVIERITFLERKREISNG
- a CDS encoding conserved virulence factor C family protein; protein product: MKIKAIEPTPSPNTMKVILNEVLPAGARNNYTKENVDQAPEQVQHILKIEGIKGVYHVADFLAVERNAKYDWKVLLQQVRTVFGEEVVEDDEKEQLSHFGEVKVFIQMFFSIPMQVKLTDGTTEERVGLPDRFKEAIMKVQMSAPNVVKERKWVEQSTRYGNFEEIGTEVVEEIVAAYPEERINETVKELLDQAGAVEVTIQKRTPYKVTEEMMSDPDWKKRYAALEQMDPTEDDIPVLKKALEDEKVSIRRLATAYLGMIKGEEVLPLLYKAMLDRSVSVRRTAGDCLSDVGDPAAMFVMIKALKDPSKLVRWRAAMFLFELGDESAIPALHAAQDDPEFEVAMQARLALERIEGGEEAKGSVWKQMTEARKGE
- a CDS encoding thiol-disulfide oxidoreductase DCC family protein — its product is MIVFYDSWCPMCTAITERTKKLDRKGRITFLSFREKEVVKKYQLSETLQHKMEQRLYVWKADQWYDGIHSIYVIAKVVPSYWPIVPFIKLSVLLKFGNKVYDYIANNRKLVPVGHCREGICEIPAKK
- a CDS encoding BrxA/BrxB family bacilliredoxin — translated: MSNAYEEYMRQMVIPMRQELVRAGFEELTTEEAVTEYMEQATGTTLVVVNSVCGCAAGLARPSAGQAVVRSEKRPDHLVTVFAGQDKEATAKMREYFGEIPPSSPSMALLKGKEVVHFIHRHEIEGATMEEIIHNLEQAFEKHC
- a CDS encoding class I SAM-dependent methyltransferase, which translates into the protein MIVTTAGRTNREMTVYAKEVAKELQCPFAMRDELSVHQLHKQFEDDVLVVGKNRLAIYPNGTDESFFFHPNSAMFRVKRLMRGEQDPFVQAAKLEKGMTVLDCTLGMASDSIVASYIVGKEGAVTGIEGNRYMAYIMDKGLKQWCSGIPEMDEAMRQIIVKESEHFHFLKHCEDNRYDVVYLDPMFEETIVESDGIRGLKHFALYHDITDETIQEAKRVAKKRVVLKDHFRSERFERHHFFIYKRKSAKFHFGVIETC
- the argS gene encoding arginine--tRNA ligase; the encoded protein is MEYKKQFAKALVNSLHAGLSLEEIMALIETPKQDEFGDAAFPCFTLAKQYKKAPAQIAKDIASELKGSFFKKVEAVGPYVNIFYNRSVVSNHILKTILAEKEKYGQHHFGQEKTVVIDYSSPNIAKPFSMGHLRSTMIGNALKHIAEKCGYEVVGINYIGDWGTQFGKLITAYKKWGNKDLVKEDPIRELFQLYVQFHEEVKENPELEEEGRIWFKKLEDNDEEAVFLWNWFRHESLKEFSRIYELLGVEFENFQGEAFYNDKMDEFVEMLEEKGILEESDGAQVVNLDEENMPPCLIRKSDGATLYATRDLTAALYRQNTYGFDKALYVVGAEQSLHFAQFFTVLKQLGYTWVEGMQHVPFGLILKDGKKMSTRKGKVVLLEEVLEEAIALAQQHIEEKNPSLKQKAEVAKQVGVGAIIFHDLKNERMHNIEFSLEKMLKFEGETGPYVQYTHARACSILRKEHVEFETATFALNDDYSWNTLKLLNQFPQVIETAFTKNEPSHITKYILDVAQAFNKYYGNVRILEDDHEKESRLALVYAVTIVLKEGLRLLGIGAPEEM
- a CDS encoding M36 family metallopeptidase, with protein sequence MMNKKVIALAAVIPLVLGTVSTASAVEKEQVSLEKYSPKEKAIEYLKENAAHYALKEDLSDLRYISTTETPVASYVRFQQVVNDAPVFSRQITVTINRAGQSVLVVSDYQPVQRVKEIKKKMSEQEAEQKSKSYVSGAENESNLWAPTTKEFGYIIEEGVAIPVYKVVVHSNKPFGAWETLIDAGSGKLLKKVDINRKVEGTGKVFLPNPVVSNGSLTGLKDNNDKDSVELNNQLKTVILKGLDGTGFLIGDYVTISSKAKTKSTNFQFNYTRSHDSFEDVMAYYHIDTLQRYIQGLGFQNINNRSIKVNVNGTTADNSFYSPSTKALTFGTGGVDDAEDAGIIAHEYGHSIQDNQVPGFGSSLEGGAMGEGFGDFLGATYEDAVSTTEYGKACVGEWDATAYSSSDPTCLRRLDNNKVYPKDIQNEVHADGEIWAQGEYEMAQAFGRDVATKIILQSHWSLTPNATFHDGARAIKQADALLYGGQHAAEIDRIWIARGIRTN
- a CDS encoding sodium-dependent transporter encodes the protein MKQTEQWTSKLGFIMAAAGSAIGLGAIWKFPYIAGKSGGGAFFLIFILFTVLIGLPLLVAEFMIGRSTQKQAIGAFQSIAPNTGWHWIGRLGVGTCFILLSFYSVVGGWVLIYLFRGVTGQLITSQQNYSSLFTETIGNPAWAIAGHFVFMFITIWVVSKGVQNGIEKASKYMLPALFILFIALIIRSLTLDDAMKGVTFFLQPDFSKVTSESILFAMGQSFFAISIGISIMITYSSYLNKKESLPKSAITIVGLNLFVSLFAGLAIFPAVFSLGMEPAEGPGLLFIVLPSVFSQIPFGSFFLTVFLALFTFATLTSAFSLLETVVSAVANGKQEKRKKLSWMIGGAIFLVGIPSALSFGVWSDITIGNKNIFDAVDFLSSNILMPLGALLISIFVSFKMGKKVLEAEFFVGGNYTKGLFTCWIFLLRFVAPVAIVIVFLNVIGII